A genomic window from Slackia heliotrinireducens DSM 20476 includes:
- the rlmN gene encoding 23S rRNA (adenine(2503)-C(2))-methyltransferase RlmN — MDVSQSGIKALSQQQIVDLLAEMEQPAFRAKQLVQWIYGRGASTYDEMTNLSKALRQELSEKAPLRTAEIIDKQVSKDGTRKYVVQFYDGAAVEMVAMPYEDRMTVCFSTQVGCPMACSFCATGKEGFTRNLLPGEMLDQIIIAEKDMNRRVSNLVGMGQGEPLLNYDNVMAALRFANSKDGRGIGARHITISTCGILKGIDDFSREKEQFTLAVSLHSAIQETRDELMPKVANQPLFRLKSALQTYVKRTGRRATLEYIMINGYNDDDDHLDALVDFCDDLLCHVNLIPLNNIEGSPWQPSSKKQTQKFLNVLNASGTEATLRDSRGADIDGACGQLKNKRKQ; from the coding sequence ATGGATGTGTCCCAGTCGGGCATCAAAGCACTCTCCCAACAGCAGATTGTCGATTTGCTGGCCGAAATGGAACAACCAGCATTTAGGGCCAAGCAGCTGGTGCAATGGATATATGGTCGTGGTGCATCGACTTATGATGAAATGACTAACCTGTCAAAGGCTCTGCGACAGGAATTGAGCGAAAAAGCACCCCTTCGTACGGCGGAAATCATAGATAAGCAAGTATCCAAAGATGGTACCCGAAAATACGTAGTTCAATTCTACGACGGCGCCGCCGTTGAGATGGTCGCTATGCCTTACGAAGACCGTATGACCGTTTGTTTCTCCACCCAGGTTGGATGTCCGATGGCATGCTCGTTCTGCGCTACTGGTAAAGAAGGGTTTACTCGTAATCTGCTGCCTGGCGAAATGCTCGATCAGATTATCATTGCGGAAAAGGATATGAATCGGCGCGTCAGTAATCTGGTTGGTATGGGGCAGGGCGAGCCGCTTTTGAATTATGACAACGTCATGGCTGCTCTCAGGTTTGCGAACAGCAAAGATGGTCGTGGTATCGGTGCACGTCATATAACCATTTCTACCTGTGGCATTCTTAAAGGCATTGATGATTTCTCTCGTGAGAAGGAGCAGTTCACTTTGGCTGTATCGTTGCATTCCGCCATTCAGGAAACCCGTGACGAGTTGATGCCGAAAGTAGCAAACCAGCCGCTCTTCCGCCTAAAATCAGCGCTGCAGACCTATGTGAAGCGAACCGGCCGTAGGGCGACGCTCGAATATATTATGATTAACGGGTATAACGACGACGATGACCATCTGGATGCTTTGGTTGATTTCTGCGACGACCTGCTCTGCCATGTAAATCTGATTCCTTTGAACAATATTGAAGGTTCCCCTTGGCAACCGAGTTCCAAAAAGCAGACGCAGAAGTTCCTTAATGTTTTGAATGCTTCCGGTACTGAAGCAACCTTAAGGGATTCCCGAGGTGCCGATATTGATGGTGCTTGCGGACAGCTTAAGAATAAAAGAAAACAGTAG
- a CDS encoding ParB/RepB/Spo0J family partition protein yields the protein MAKQQKRGLGRGLGSLMGSYDSPAPAERRAAEPIKTKEEPKNEVKPAPVSAPAAPARQVISENDFLEEERETLQNESGIKAKNTGAASTPAPVKHEEKHITTDDLLNLARESAAHEQKATAEAKPQEEKPAMVAAKPAPAKEAPVKKEVKKEVKKEEPKEPSDEIAVDRIEPNPSQPRTAFRNEELDELSSSIKKDGLLQPILVRKMGDKYQIIAGERRWQAAQRAGLKKVPVRIIKADDDKALELALIENLQRSDLNPIEEAYGYKRMMERGNKTQSEVAAAVSKGRSTIANALRLLELPEDAQEMLYEDKITAGHARAILSIPSDEGKKKLTDKLKSEKLSVREAENLARLYAGRQKTNTLKTKVPVPAVFKSTAKVLTKAFGTKVRVKSNANGKNKIEIEFKDEAELKRILEIMNQDGE from the coding sequence GACGAAAGAGGAGCCTAAGAACGAAGTTAAGCCTGCACCGGTCTCGGCACCCGCAGCCCCAGCGCGTCAGGTAATAAGCGAGAATGATTTTCTTGAAGAAGAGCGCGAGACGTTGCAGAACGAAAGCGGTATCAAAGCTAAAAACACTGGTGCTGCTTCCACTCCTGCTCCTGTTAAGCATGAAGAAAAGCATATCACCACTGATGATTTGCTGAACCTTGCGCGAGAGAGTGCCGCCCATGAGCAGAAAGCGACTGCAGAAGCTAAACCGCAGGAGGAAAAACCTGCTATGGTTGCAGCAAAGCCTGCTCCCGCGAAAGAAGCGCCCGTAAAAAAAGAAGTTAAAAAAGAAGTTAAAAAAGAAGAACCTAAAGAGCCTTCTGACGAAATTGCTGTCGACCGTATTGAACCGAATCCAAGTCAGCCTCGTACGGCGTTTCGGAATGAAGAGCTGGACGAGCTGTCTTCTTCTATCAAGAAAGATGGCCTGCTCCAGCCTATCCTGGTTCGTAAAATGGGTGACAAGTATCAGATCATCGCTGGTGAGCGTCGTTGGCAGGCAGCACAGCGTGCAGGGTTGAAGAAAGTACCTGTCCGCATCATTAAGGCCGACGATGACAAGGCTCTGGAGCTCGCCCTTATCGAGAACCTCCAACGTAGTGACTTGAATCCCATTGAGGAAGCTTATGGCTATAAGCGCATGATGGAGCGCGGCAATAAGACACAATCTGAGGTTGCCGCTGCTGTATCTAAAGGCCGTTCCACCATTGCAAATGCCTTACGTTTGCTTGAGCTTCCCGAAGATGCGCAGGAAATGCTGTATGAGGATAAGATCACTGCCGGTCATGCACGCGCTATTCTGTCCATCCCCTCTGACGAAGGTAAAAAGAAGCTGACTGACAAGCTGAAATCAGAAAAGCTTTCAGTTCGCGAAGCTGAAAACCTTGCTCGTTTGTATGCAGGTCGCCAGAAGACTAACACCTTGAAGACTAAAGTTCCTGTACCTGCGGTTTTCAAATCTACAGCAAAAGTTTTGACTAAGGCTTTCGGCACAAAAGTGCGCGTGAAGAGCAATGCCAATGGTAAGAATAAGATTGAAATCGAGTTTAAAGACGAGGCTGAACTCAAACGCATTCTTGAAATCATGAATCAGGACGGCGAATAG